A DNA window from Parabacteroides johnsonii DSM 18315 contains the following coding sequences:
- a CDS encoding TolC family protein, producing the protein MKRILLLICIVFAVVPAGAQRVFSLDDCIQTGLERNYSIRIIRNEQQISDNNATPGNAGYLPTVDLSSGFSGTLNNNNNKLSDGTTEKTNGVHNETADVGLNVNWTVFDGLGIQATYDKLRELQNLGELNTRMTIEDFVADLSSEYYNLIRQKIRLRNLRSTLELSRERLRIVEERYYIGSMSRLDLQQAQVDFNADSSNVLNQLEQVHTSRIRLNRLMALEDVEEQVQIKDSLITPNPFLDEVELWKSTLTSNSSLLIAKKNQVISELDYKKIKSRNYPYVKLNAGYGYTANWYEVGTTDLQRRLGLNYGVTVGINVFDGFNRKREQRNARIQIQNQELRTQELELGLRADMSNFWMAYRNNLDLWSLEKENLVAAQENYRIAIDRYKLGDLSGIELREAQNSLLEAEERQSIAEYSTKICEISLLQLSGKIMDMFHEND; encoded by the coding sequence ATGAAAAGGATTCTTTTATTAATATGTATAGTATTTGCGGTCGTTCCGGCCGGGGCGCAACGAGTGTTCAGCCTGGATGACTGCATCCAGACCGGATTGGAACGCAATTATTCCATCCGCATCATCCGTAACGAACAACAGATCAGCGACAACAACGCAACTCCCGGCAATGCCGGTTACCTGCCGACCGTCGATCTGAGCAGCGGCTTCAGCGGCACGCTTAATAATAACAATAACAAGTTGTCCGACGGAACGACGGAAAAAACAAACGGTGTCCACAACGAGACGGCAGACGTCGGCCTGAATGTGAACTGGACCGTCTTCGACGGATTAGGCATACAGGCTACTTACGACAAACTGAGAGAATTGCAGAACTTAGGCGAACTGAACACCCGGATGACGATCGAGGATTTCGTCGCCGACCTTTCGAGCGAATACTACAACTTGATCCGCCAGAAGATCCGCCTCCGTAACCTCCGTTCCACATTGGAGCTGTCTCGCGAACGTCTGCGTATCGTGGAAGAACGGTATTATATCGGCTCGATGTCCCGCCTCGATCTCCAGCAGGCACAAGTCGACTTCAATGCCGACAGTTCCAATGTCCTGAACCAGTTGGAACAAGTGCATACTTCCCGTATCCGCCTGAACCGGCTGATGGCATTGGAAGATGTGGAGGAACAGGTACAGATCAAGGACTCCCTGATTACTCCCAACCCGTTTTTAGATGAAGTGGAACTCTGGAAGAGCACGCTTACCTCCAATTCTTCCCTGCTGATCGCCAAGAAGAACCAGGTGATTTCCGAGTTGGACTACAAAAAGATCAAGAGCCGTAACTATCCGTACGTCAAACTGAATGCCGGATACGGCTATACGGCGAACTGGTACGAAGTAGGAACGACCGACCTCCAGCGCCGCCTCGGACTCAACTACGGAGTGACGGTCGGCATCAACGTTTTCGACGGTTTCAACCGGAAACGTGAACAACGGAATGCCCGGATACAGATTCAGAACCAGGAATTGCGTACGCAAGAGCTGGAACTGGGATTGCGAGCCGATATGAGCAATTTCTGGATGGCTTATCGCAACAACCTGGACTTGTGGAGCCTGGAAAAAGAGAATTTAGTCGCGGCACAGGAGAATTACCGGATTGCGATCGACCGCTATAAACTGGGTGACCTGTCCGGTATCGAATTGCGTGAAGCCCAGAACAGCCTGCTGGAAGCAGAAGAGCGCCAATCCATCGCCGAATATTCCACCAAGATATGCGAAATCTCCCTTTTGCAGCTTAGCGGAAAGATCATGGATATGTTCCATGAAAATGATTAA
- a CDS encoding O-methyltransferase, whose translation MRIIPKANSLRKGILLYRGIRYRKGFGVHSPFVFNLITKVIEERCQYYSFYDIELIRKQLLFQNGEITYPDRQQKGKMRRRTIGRIVEREAIRPKHGALLFRLANYFKSKHILQIGPSMGLSTLYLTSYASDLKCIALENVPEFASIARIAFSKAARNPVDLRVGGYKDLLPKALKDMEQLDFVFFNTLYEQQNNSWLFETCLKHVHGDTVFVFEGIKASRKMREFWQKVCSHPEVTVTIDLYSMGIVFFNKKLHKRDYIVYF comes from the coding sequence ATGCGCATCATCCCCAAAGCTAATTCACTAAGAAAAGGCATACTTTTATACAGAGGCATCCGTTACCGCAAAGGCTTCGGGGTTCATTCCCCCTTTGTCTTCAACCTGATCACGAAAGTGATCGAGGAGCGTTGCCAATACTATAGCTTCTACGACATCGAACTGATCCGTAAGCAACTGCTTTTCCAGAATGGCGAGATCACTTATCCCGACCGCCAGCAAAAGGGGAAGATGCGCCGCCGCACGATCGGCCGGATTGTCGAACGCGAAGCGATACGGCCCAAGCACGGCGCCTTGCTTTTCCGTCTTGCCAACTATTTCAAATCGAAGCATATCCTTCAGATTGGCCCCTCTATGGGCCTGTCCACTTTGTATCTGACTTCATATGCATCCGATCTGAAATGTATCGCTCTGGAAAACGTACCGGAGTTTGCCTCCATCGCCCGTATCGCTTTCAGCAAAGCCGCCCGTAACCCAGTCGACCTGCGTGTCGGAGGATATAAAGATTTACTCCCAAAAGCCTTGAAAGACATGGAGCAACTCGATTTTGTCTTTTTCAATACCCTGTATGAGCAGCAAAACAATAGCTGGCTGTTTGAGACCTGTCTAAAACATGTGCACGGCGATACGGTTTTTGTCTTCGAAGGTATCAAAGCCAGCCGCAAAATGCGCGAGTTCTGGCAGAAAGTATGCAGTCATCCCGAAGTAACGGTAACAATCGACCTGTATTCAATGGGAATCGTGTTTTTCAACAAGAAGTTACATAAAAGAGATTATATCGTTTATTTCTGA
- a CDS encoding cob(I)yrinic acid a,c-diamide adenosyltransferase yields the protein MKKSIIYTGTGDKGTTSLVGGERVSKAHQRIESYGTVDELNSFIGLLITSLEEKADQDFLLFIQHKLFTIGSYLATDQENTELKIESKVMPETITRIEREIDRLDNELPKMRNFILPGGSRPASLAHVCRTVCRRAERQIYRLAETIPVEEPVLVFMNRLSDYLFVLARKECIRNNGKEIIWDYTCI from the coding sequence ATGAAAAAGAGCATTATATACACAGGGACCGGCGACAAGGGAACCACTTCCTTAGTTGGCGGCGAACGGGTGTCGAAAGCGCACCAACGTATCGAGAGCTATGGTACGGTCGACGAACTGAACTCGTTTATCGGATTGTTGATCACTTCGCTCGAAGAGAAAGCGGATCAGGACTTCCTGCTGTTTATTCAGCACAAGTTGTTTACGATCGGTTCCTATCTGGCAACCGATCAGGAAAACACGGAGCTGAAAATAGAAAGTAAGGTGATGCCGGAAACGATCACCCGTATCGAGCGGGAAATAGACCGCCTGGATAACGAACTGCCCAAGATGCGCAACTTCATTTTGCCGGGAGGAAGCCGCCCGGCCTCTTTGGCGCATGTGTGCCGGACAGTCTGCCGGCGTGCCGAACGCCAGATCTACCGTTTGGCAGAGACAATTCCGGTTGAAGAACCTGTCCTGGTTTTCATGAACAGATTGTCTGATTATCTGTTTGTTCTGGCACGTAAGGAATGCATACGGAATAATGGCAAAGAAATTATCTGGGATTATACTTGCATCTAA
- a CDS encoding DUF2795 domain-containing protein produces MYWTLELASKLEDAPWPATKDELIDYAQRSGAPLEVIENLQEMEDEGEIYECMEDIWPDYPSKEDFFFNEEEY; encoded by the coding sequence ATGTATTGGACATTAGAGTTAGCTTCAAAACTGGAAGACGCACCCTGGCCTGCAACCAAGGATGAATTGATTGACTATGCACAACGTTCTGGTGCGCCACTGGAAGTGATTGAAAATTTGCAGGAAATGGAAGACGAAGGTGAGATTTATGAATGCATGGAAGATATCTGGCCCGACTATCCAAGTAAAGAAGACTTTTTCTTCAATGAGGAGGAATATTAA
- a CDS encoding ATP-binding protein: protein MEIKRDIMAALLKWKQRPERKPLIIQGARQIGKTWIMRKFGEEYFDYVAYFNFDASEELCREFENTKSPGRLIDILRLYTEYPIEPERTLIIFDEIQQSNKALNSLKYFCEETPEYHILAAGSLLGVSLSQGDSFPVGKVEFLRMYPVTFREFLRADTPQMYEYLENLTEIAPLPEIVMGRVGEAYRRYQVCGGMPAAVTAMLEKRGIQEIEDIQKSILMAYSLDFAKHAPGKDIPRIAAIWNSIPSQLAKENRKFVYKLVKTGARAREYEDGLLWLEHAGMIYRIFCSSKPGLPLSAYDDLSAFKIYLCDGGLLRVMAQLPADVLWTENPLYTEFKGAMAENMVLQSFVAHFDAMPRYWTSEATAEVDFLLQNNMSLLPVEVKTGIRLGGKSLGIYIDRFAVGLALRFSMNNLKRDGTILNLPIFLADWTEKLLMI from the coding sequence ATGGAGATCAAAAGAGATATAATGGCCGCTTTGCTTAAATGGAAGCAGCGACCTGAACGTAAACCGCTCATTATTCAGGGAGCACGTCAGATTGGAAAAACGTGGATCATGCGAAAGTTCGGAGAGGAGTATTTCGACTACGTTGCCTACTTTAACTTCGATGCATCGGAGGAATTATGCCGAGAGTTCGAGAATACGAAAAGCCCTGGACGGTTAATCGATATTCTCCGGCTCTATACGGAATATCCTATCGAACCGGAACGGACATTGATTATTTTCGATGAGATCCAGCAGAGCAACAAGGCTCTGAACAGTTTAAAATATTTCTGCGAAGAAACTCCCGAATATCATATCCTTGCGGCAGGATCTTTATTAGGAGTGTCTCTCTCGCAGGGAGATTCGTTCCCGGTCGGCAAAGTAGAATTTTTGCGAATGTATCCGGTTACGTTCCGGGAATTTCTGCGTGCCGATACGCCACAAATGTACGAATATCTGGAAAATTTAACGGAGATAGCCCCATTGCCCGAAATAGTCATGGGCCGTGTCGGAGAGGCATATCGCCGCTATCAGGTTTGCGGAGGAATGCCTGCTGCAGTTACTGCTATGCTTGAAAAGCGAGGAATACAAGAGATTGAAGATATTCAGAAATCGATTCTGATGGCCTACTCTTTGGACTTTGCCAAGCATGCCCCAGGAAAGGATATTCCGCGCATTGCTGCTATTTGGAACTCAATACCGTCTCAGTTGGCAAAGGAAAATCGAAAGTTTGTCTATAAACTTGTCAAAACAGGAGCGAGAGCACGAGAATATGAGGATGGGCTATTGTGGTTAGAGCACGCAGGAATGATATATCGTATCTTCTGTTCTTCCAAACCTGGTTTGCCGTTGAGTGCATACGACGACCTTTCGGCATTTAAAATCTATCTGTGTGACGGGGGTTTACTTCGTGTCATGGCACAACTTCCGGCAGATGTACTTTGGACAGAAAATCCGCTTTATACTGAGTTCAAAGGTGCAATGGCGGAAAATATGGTGTTGCAGTCCTTCGTTGCGCATTTCGATGCAATGCCGAGATATTGGACATCCGAAGCGACCGCAGAGGTGGATTTCCTGTTACAAAACAATATGTCACTACTTCCTGTGGAAGTTAAAACCGGTATTCGTTTGGGTGGTAAAAGCCTTGGAATATACATTGATCGTTTCGCTGTCGGATTGGCTTTGCGTTTTTCCATGAACAACCTGAAACGAGATGGTACGATTCTTAATCTCCCCATATTTCTTGCAGATTGGACTGAAAAACTGTTAATGATATAA
- a CDS encoding PorP/SprF family type IX secretion system membrane protein — protein MNKYLLLIILLVTGLTGARAQYDSQLSQYFMALGYYNPAYAGVTGDLNMLAMSRLQYVGIDGAPTSFFINADMPLKIGKTNHGVGMVVFTEGIGLFVNTHVNLQYAYKQKLFGGTLSIGMQFGMVNQSFDGEKVFYPTSQFHQQEDQAIPKTQASGMGFDMNAGLYYHRKNLYAGLGVTHLNKTEISLDDYSSMYLASTYNLIAGYNIQFRNPLYELQPSVFLKTDMQVFQADITARLFYNKMFNGGFSWRVNESLILLLGAKIGSFQVGYAYDFPISTIPILKATSGSHELVVSYKLKLKKSKSGKNRHKSVRIL, from the coding sequence ATGAACAAATATCTCCTGCTTATTATCCTTTTGGTAACCGGCCTCACGGGAGCGCGGGCGCAATACGACTCGCAGTTGAGCCAGTATTTTATGGCGCTGGGTTACTATAATCCGGCATATGCGGGTGTTACGGGAGACTTGAATATGTTGGCAATGTCCCGTTTGCAATATGTCGGGATCGACGGGGCGCCGACTTCCTTCTTCATCAATGCGGATATGCCGCTGAAGATAGGGAAGACCAATCATGGCGTCGGGATGGTCGTCTTTACCGAAGGAATTGGGCTTTTCGTCAATACACATGTCAATTTGCAGTATGCCTATAAACAAAAACTGTTTGGCGGCACACTCAGTATCGGAATGCAGTTCGGAATGGTAAACCAGTCGTTTGACGGAGAAAAGGTCTTTTATCCAACCAGCCAGTTCCACCAACAGGAAGACCAAGCGATTCCAAAAACACAGGCAAGCGGAATGGGCTTCGACATGAATGCCGGGCTTTACTATCACCGCAAGAACCTCTATGCCGGTTTAGGCGTCACGCACTTGAACAAGACAGAGATCTCATTGGACGATTATTCTTCCATGTATCTCGCCAGTACATATAATTTGATAGCCGGATACAATATTCAGTTTCGAAATCCGTTGTATGAATTACAGCCGTCTGTATTCCTGAAAACAGACATGCAGGTTTTTCAAGCGGACATAACCGCCCGGCTGTTTTATAATAAGATGTTTAACGGAGGTTTTTCCTGGCGTGTGAATGAGTCGCTGATCCTGTTGTTAGGAGCCAAGATCGGGAGTTTCCAGGTAGGATATGCGTATGATTTTCCGATCTCTACCATACCCATCTTGAAAGCCACGAGTGGAAGCCACGAGTTGGTAGTGAGCTACAAGTTGAAGTTGAAAAAATCGAAGTCAGGAAAGAATAGACATAAAAGTGTACGTATATTATAG
- the porK gene encoding T9SS ring complex lipoprotein PorK/GldK — MKKVLLVLAAVTLFTSCGKTLSGGGGEVTGVRSVAFNEPAPYGMVLIKRGSFEMGPADKDSLWGINPETKGVSFDAFWMDETEVTNAKYRQFVYWVRDSIIRERLADPAYGGNDLFKITEDRYGEPVTPHLDWSRPIPWKRANEDEIRAIESVYTVNPVTGEKTLDPKQMVYRYEWYDYTSAALRKHNLDPAARVRNTDIQVDPNEVIMISKDTAYITEEGEIVNETITRQLSGPWDFLHTRIVNIYPDESCWVNDFNNAYNEPYMRMYFSHPGYDDYPVVGVSWEQATAFCVWRTNLFKESLNFPSGQAIEPFRLPTEGEWEYAARTGKNENKYPWAGDELVSGKGCFLGNFKPGKGNYTEDGHLITSRVGSFAPNEFGLYDMAGNVAEWTSTSYSESGPSQMSDMNPDLRYNAAKEDPYAMKKKVVRGGSWKDVAQFIRSDMRTFEYQNETRSYIGFRCARTQIGFSRAKGKK, encoded by the coding sequence ATGAAAAAAGTATTGTTAGTACTTGCGGCAGTAACCCTGTTTACCTCATGTGGCAAAACCCTTTCCGGTGGCGGGGGCGAAGTGACGGGGGTACGATCGGTTGCATTTAACGAACCTGCCCCTTACGGGATGGTTCTGATCAAAAGAGGCTCATTCGAGATGGGACCCGCTGATAAGGATTCCTTGTGGGGAATCAATCCGGAAACGAAAGGTGTCTCTTTCGATGCTTTCTGGATGGACGAGACAGAGGTGACGAATGCCAAATACCGCCAATTCGTGTATTGGGTGCGCGATTCCATTATCCGCGAGCGTCTGGCCGACCCGGCTTATGGCGGCAATGACCTGTTTAAGATTACCGAAGATCGATACGGCGAACCGGTTACCCCGCATCTGGATTGGAGCCGTCCGATTCCCTGGAAACGTGCCAATGAAGACGAGATCCGGGCAATCGAAAGCGTCTATACCGTCAATCCGGTGACCGGCGAAAAGACGTTGGACCCGAAACAGATGGTCTACCGTTACGAATGGTACGACTATACGTCGGCTGCCCTTCGCAAACACAACCTGGACCCGGCAGCCCGCGTGCGTAACACCGATATACAGGTCGATCCCAACGAAGTGATCATGATATCCAAAGATACGGCCTACATCACCGAGGAAGGCGAGATCGTGAACGAGACCATCACGCGCCAGCTTAGCGGACCATGGGATTTCCTTCATACCCGTATCGTGAATATCTATCCGGACGAAAGTTGCTGGGTGAACGATTTCAATAATGCTTACAACGAACCTTATATGCGTATGTATTTCTCGCATCCGGGCTATGACGATTATCCTGTGGTAGGCGTTTCTTGGGAACAGGCGACTGCTTTCTGCGTATGGCGCACCAACCTGTTCAAGGAATCTCTGAACTTCCCCAGCGGACAGGCCATCGAACCGTTCCGCCTGCCGACCGAAGGCGAGTGGGAATATGCCGCCCGTACAGGCAAGAACGAAAACAAATATCCGTGGGCCGGTGACGAACTGGTGAGCGGAAAAGGTTGCTTCTTAGGCAACTTCAAGCCGGGCAAAGGCAACTATACAGAAGACGGACACCTGATTACTTCGCGTGTCGGCTCTTTCGCTCCGAACGAATTCGGCCTCTATGACATGGCCGGCAATGTGGCGGAATGGACATCTACCTCCTATTCCGAATCCGGACCGAGCCAGATGAGCGACATGAACCCGGATCTGCGCTACAATGCCGCGAAAGAAGACCCGTACGCCATGAAAAAGAAGGTCGTACGAGGCGGTTCCTGGAAAGACGTGGCACAGTTCATCCGTTCGGATATGCGCACCTTCGAATACCAGAACGAAACCCGTTCATACATCGGTTTCCGTTGCGCCCGCACACAAATCGGTTTTTCGAGAGCAAAAGGTAAAAAATAA
- the porL gene encoding type IX secretion system motor protein PorL/GldL yields the protein MGKYRRYKNRVEMYLASEKGKRVLNFCYSWGASIVIIGALFKLLHLPYGNQILFVAMTVEALVFFISAFEKPFNEYHWEEVFPVLKSKNPLDRPDFANTPMSNLVNSPENTTDDEIAGGLKINLSGKQASGLGSLGLDVSEEDTKNLSDSIKKLSGAAEQISKMAELTEATQKYLEQLSGMSENMERFSQVTHSLTDVSDTLLNSYKSITDNSDGINQNSRGYVQQMEMLNRNISGLNTIYEIQLKSISSQIESIEHINSGLSRIREMYDGSVVDSSVFRNETEKMTRQLAELNQVYSRLLQAMTVNMGYQQPAQPQQPAYQQQQPQPAQQQNYQQAYQQPYGYQQQTPYTNNPMK from the coding sequence ATGGGAAAATATAGAAGATATAAAAACAGAGTAGAAATGTACCTCGCCAGTGAAAAAGGCAAGCGGGTACTGAATTTCTGTTATAGCTGGGGTGCCTCCATCGTTATTATCGGCGCCTTGTTCAAATTGTTGCACTTGCCGTATGGTAACCAGATCCTGTTTGTGGCCATGACGGTAGAGGCATTGGTATTCTTTATCTCCGCATTTGAAAAGCCATTCAATGAATATCACTGGGAAGAAGTGTTCCCGGTATTGAAATCGAAGAATCCGCTCGACCGTCCGGATTTCGCCAATACGCCTATGTCCAATCTGGTCAACTCGCCGGAGAATACGACCGACGACGAGATCGCTGGCGGGCTGAAAATCAATTTAAGCGGCAAGCAGGCTTCCGGACTGGGCAGTCTCGGCCTGGATGTGAGCGAAGAAGATACGAAAAACCTTTCCGACAGTATCAAGAAGCTGAGTGGTGCCGCCGAACAGATCTCCAAAATGGCGGAGCTGACGGAAGCGACGCAGAAATACTTGGAACAGCTTTCGGGCATGTCCGAGAATATGGAGCGTTTCAGCCAGGTGACCCATTCGCTGACCGACGTTTCCGACACGCTCTTGAACTCGTATAAGAGCATTACGGATAATTCGGATGGCATCAACCAGAATTCCCGCGGTTACGTGCAGCAGATGGAAATGCTGAACCGCAACATATCCGGCTTGAACACGATCTACGAGATACAGTTGAAGAGCATCAGCTCACAGATCGAATCGATCGAACACATCAACAGTGGTTTGAGCCGTATTCGCGAAATGTATGACGGCTCCGTTGTCGACAGTTCCGTGTTCCGTAACGAGACGGAAAAGATGACGCGACAGTTGGCCGAATTGAACCAGGTATACAGCCGCCTGTTACAGGCCATGACGGTCAATATGGGGTATCAGCAACCTGCACAGCCGCAGCAGCCTGCTTACCAACAGCAGCAACCGCAGCCCGCACAGCAGCAGAATTACCAGCAGGCCTATCAGCAACCGTACGGATATCAGCAGCAAACTCCGTATACAAACAACCCAATGAAGTAA
- the porM gene encoding type IX secretion system motor protein PorM/GldM, whose product MAGIANNPNSPRQKMINLMYLVFIAMMALNVSSEVLDGFELVEGSLRTSIDNTSTRNEIVTEELKAYYQTNPEKVREWYEKGTKVKQASDSLYNYVQDLKVRIAQIADGKDADVNNIDHKDDLEAASRVMLSPVSGEGKKLRQSIEKYRTLMGEMVEDSAKTRIIEASLSTTPPHKAGINTRTWEEALFENMPVAAAVTLLTKLQSDIRYAEGEVLSNLLSSVDMRDYRVNQITAQVIPESQIVMRGSQYKANIVLSAVDSTKRPTVYVNGKELPYDANGMFTAVAGTPGTYPVKGYIEMPGSDGSVMRREFESEYFVTEPSATVAPMLMNVLYAGIANPIRIAVPGVPSGNVTATMTNGTLIRKGDQWEARPTTVGTDAIVSVHAKMADGRSVEMAKTTFRVRALPDPMPFIEYKDQNGNMRKFRGGQFSKRNLVEADGIQAAIDDDLLNVPFKVLSFELTFYDSMGNIIPEVTQGNQFSQRQKDYIRRLARGKRFYITHVKVLGPDNKERIIPTVEVIVN is encoded by the coding sequence ATGGCAGGAATAGCAAATAATCCCAATTCGCCCCGTCAGAAGATGATCAACCTGATGTATCTGGTGTTCATCGCTATGATGGCACTCAACGTGTCGTCGGAGGTACTTGACGGTTTCGAACTGGTGGAAGGCAGCTTGCGTACTTCTATCGATAATACCTCGACCCGTAATGAGATCGTCACGGAGGAACTGAAGGCTTATTATCAGACAAATCCCGAAAAAGTACGTGAATGGTACGAAAAGGGGACAAAGGTGAAGCAGGCTTCCGACAGTCTGTACAATTATGTGCAGGATCTGAAAGTGCGTATTGCACAGATTGCCGACGGTAAGGATGCCGATGTCAATAATATCGATCATAAGGACGACCTCGAAGCGGCTTCCCGCGTGATGTTGTCTCCCGTTTCGGGTGAAGGCAAAAAATTGCGCCAGAGCATCGAAAAATACCGGACACTGATGGGCGAGATGGTGGAAGACTCTGCCAAGACGCGCATCATCGAAGCCAGCCTGTCGACGACACCGCCTCACAAGGCTGGTATCAATACCCGCACTTGGGAAGAGGCTTTGTTCGAGAATATGCCGGTGGCGGCGGCTGTCACCTTGCTGACGAAATTGCAAAGCGATATCCGCTATGCCGAAGGTGAAGTGTTGTCGAACCTGCTGAGCAGCGTCGACATGCGCGACTATCGTGTGAACCAGATCACGGCACAGGTAATCCCGGAAAGCCAGATCGTCATGCGTGGCAGTCAGTACAAGGCCAATATCGTCTTATCGGCTGTCGACTCGACGAAACGCCCGACCGTCTATGTGAACGGAAAGGAACTGCCTTATGATGCAAACGGCATGTTTACGGCTGTCGCCGGTACTCCTGGCACTTATCCGGTCAAAGGATATATCGAAATGCCGGGTAGTGACGGCAGCGTGATGCGCCGCGAGTTCGAAAGCGAATATTTCGTGACGGAACCGAGTGCGACGGTAGCGCCGATGCTGATGAATGTGTTGTATGCCGGAATCGCCAACCCGATCCGTATTGCCGTGCCGGGCGTACCGAGCGGTAATGTGACGGCGACCATGACAAACGGGACATTGATCCGCAAAGGAGACCAATGGGAAGCCCGTCCGACAACGGTCGGAACAGATGCCATCGTTTCCGTCCATGCTAAAATGGCGGATGGCCGCAGCGTCGAGATGGCGAAAACGACTTTCCGCGTACGCGCCCTGCCTGATCCGATGCCTTTTATCGAATATAAGGACCAGAACGGCAATATGCGCAAGTTCCGTGGTGGCCAGTTCTCCAAACGGAATTTGGTGGAAGCCGACGGTATCCAGGCGGCTATCGACGACGACTTGCTGAACGTGCCGTTCAAGGTGTTGAGTTTCGAGTTGACTTTCTACGATTCGATGGGCAACATCATTCCGGAAGTCACGCAAGGCAACCAGTTCTCACAGCGTCAGAAAGATTATATCCGCCGCCTGGCAAGAGGCAAACGCTTCTACATTACCCATGTGAAGGTATTAGGACCGGACAACAAGGAACGTATCATTCCGACCGTCGAAGTAATCGTCAATTAA